In a genomic window of Pseudoliparis swirei isolate HS2019 ecotype Mariana Trench chromosome 20, NWPU_hadal_v1, whole genome shotgun sequence:
- the zbtb44 gene encoding zinc finger and BTB domain-containing protein 44 isoform X1: MGVKTFTHSSASHSQEVLDKLNALRSQGHLCDVTVRVQDKLFLAHKVVLACCSDFFRSQLVGRPDEEDKFVLDLHHVTVSGFAPLLEYAYTSTLAISTENIIDVLAAASYMQMFAVASTCSEFMKSSILWSGGGADAADKPHVSAPESAAAHCGLAPPDGSVSPVSSDCSVMERNVPVCRESRRKRKSFSAMASPESPLKCTAQMVATSPQIPDPSFSDGGGAPLAESALAFPWTFPFGIDRRFHSDKSKLPESPRRSEPGGASEAAGGRRRRLGDFLTCESSKAAAAAPEEEEDVRVKVERLSDEEAQEASQPVGASQSSLSDQQTVPGSEPPGHEELLISPQSSSIGSMDEGVSEGLPSMQSAASAGGHGEDDERLEGIQYPYHLYISPSARPGTNGPDRPFQCPTCGVRFTRIQNLKQHMLIHSGIKPFQCDRCGKKFTRAYSLKMHRLKHEGKRCFRCQICSATFTSFGEYKHHMRVSRHIIHKPRIYECKTCGAMFTNSGNLIVHLRSLNHEASELANYFQSSDFLVPDYLSQVQEEEEALGVQYELEEAEHHPVYPGSSSASSSSCAAAASSSSGSAHMPLISQVSSSTHNCDASPGGFLSPDPLDALKKAAAVTGGTKVDDCVAGVSPEVFEEEEEEEEEQQEEEEEQEEEEQRAKETTSITIE, encoded by the exons ATGGGGGTCAAGACCTTCACCCATAGCTCCGCCTCCCACAGCCAGGAGGTGCTGGACAAGCTGAACGCGCTGCGCAGCCAGGGCCACCTGTGCGACGTGACGGTGCGCGTCCAGGACAAGCTGTTCCTCGCCCACAAGGTGGTGCTGGCGTGCTGCAGCGACTTCTTCCGCTCGCAGCTGGTGGGCCGGCCGGACGAGGAGGACAAGTTCGTGCTGGACCTTCACCACGTGACGGTGAGCGGCTTCGCGCCGCTGCTGGAGTACGCCTACACGTCCACGCTCGCCATCAGCACGGAGAACATCATCGACGTCCTGGCCGCCGCCAGCTACATGCAGATGTTCGCCGTCGCCAGCACGTGTTCCGAGTTCATGAAGTCGAGCATCCtgtggagcggcggcggcgccgacgCGGCGGACAAGCCGCACGTGTCGGCGCCGGAGAGCGCGGCGGCGCACTGCGGCCTGGCGCCGCCGGACGGCAGCGTGTCGCCCGTGTCGTCCGACTGCAGCGTGATGGAGCGCAACGTGCCCGTGTGCCGCGAGTCGCGCCGCAAGCGCAAGAGCTTCTCCGCGATGGCGTCGCCGGAGAGCCCGCTCAAGTGCACGGCGCAGATGGTCGCCACCTCGCCGCAGATCCCCGACCCGTCGTTCTCGGACGGCGGCGGCGCCCCGCTCGCCGAGTCGGCGCTGGCCTTCCCGTGGACGTTCCCGTTCGGCATCGACCGCCGGTTCCACTCGGACAAGTCGAAGCTCCCGGAGAGCCCGCGGCGCTCGGAGCCGGGCGGGGCCTCGGAGGCGGcgggcgggcggcggcggcggctcggaGACTTCCTGACGTGCGAGAGCTccaaggcggcggcggcggcgccggaggaggaggaggacgtgcgCGTGAAGGTGGAGCGGCTCAGCGAcgaggaggcgcaggaggccTCGCAGCCCGTCGGCGCCTCCCAGAGCTCGCTGAGCGACCAGCAGACCGTGCCGGGCAGCGAGCCGCCGGGCCACGAGGAGCTGCTCATCAGCCCCCAGTCCTCCTCCATAG GGTCGATGGACGAGGGCGTGTCGGAGGGGCTGCCGTCGATGCAGAGCGCCGCCAGCGCCGGGGGCCACGGCGAGGACGACGAGAG GCTGGAGGGGATCCAGTACCCGTACCACCTCTACATCAGCCCCTCAGCCCGACCCGGCACCAACGGACCCGACCGGCCCTTCCAGTGTCCGACCTGCGGAGTCCGATTCACGCGCATTCAGAACCTGAAGCAGCACATGCTCATCCACTCTG GCATTAAGCCTTTCCAGTGTGACCGCTGTGGGAAAAAGTTCACACGGGCCTACTCCCTAAAGATGCATCGGCTGAAGCACGAAGGTAAACGCTGTTTCCGGTGCCAGATTTGTAGCGCCACGTTCACGTCCTTCGGGGAATATAAGCACCACATGAGGGTCTCCCGCCACATAATCCACAAGCCGCGGATTTACGAGTGCAAAACGTGCGGGGCCATGTTCACCAACTCTGGCAATTTAATTGTACACCTGAGGAGTCTGAACCACGAGGCGTCCGAGCTAGCAAACTACTTCCAGAGCAG TGATTTCCTCGTGCCCGACTACCTGAGCcaggtgcaggaggaggaggaggcgctgggGGTCCAGTACgagctggaggaggcggagcaccACCCCGTGTACCCAGGCAGcagcagcgcctcctcctcctcctgcgccgccgccgcctcctcctcctctggctccgcccacatGCCCCTCATCTCCcaggtctcctcctccacgcacAACTGTGATGCTTCGCCCGGCGGCTTCCTCTCGCCCGACCCGCTGGACGCCCTCAAGAAGGCCGCTGCCGTCACGGGGGGAACCAAGGTGGACGACTGCGTGGCAGGCGTGTCCCCGGAggtgtttgaggaggaggaggaggaggaggaggagcagcaggaggaagaggaggagcaggaggaagaggagcaacgTGCCAAGGAGACGACTTCCATCACCATCGAGTAA
- the zbtb44 gene encoding zinc finger and BTB domain-containing protein 44 isoform X2 — translation MGVKTFTHSSASHSQEVLDKLNALRSQGHLCDVTVRVQDKLFLAHKVVLACCSDFFRSQLVGRPDEEDKFVLDLHHVTVSGFAPLLEYAYTSTLAISTENIIDVLAAASYMQMFAVASTCSEFMKSSILWSGGGADAADKPHVSAPESAAAHCGLAPPDGSVSPVSSDCSVMERNVPVCRESRRKRKSFSAMASPESPLKCTAQMVATSPQIPDPSFSDGGGAPLAESALAFPWTFPFGIDRRFHSDKSKLPESPRRSEPGGASEAAGGRRRRLGDFLTCESSKAAAAAPEEEEDVRVKVERLSDEEAQEASQPVGASQSSLSDQQTVPGSEPPGHEELLISPQSSSIGSMDEGVSEGLPSMQSAASAGGHGEDDERLEGIQYPYHLYISPSARPGTNGPDRPFQCPTCGVRFTRIQNLKQHMLIHSGIKPFQCDRCGKKFTRAYSLKMHRLKHEVISSCPTT, via the exons ATGGGGGTCAAGACCTTCACCCATAGCTCCGCCTCCCACAGCCAGGAGGTGCTGGACAAGCTGAACGCGCTGCGCAGCCAGGGCCACCTGTGCGACGTGACGGTGCGCGTCCAGGACAAGCTGTTCCTCGCCCACAAGGTGGTGCTGGCGTGCTGCAGCGACTTCTTCCGCTCGCAGCTGGTGGGCCGGCCGGACGAGGAGGACAAGTTCGTGCTGGACCTTCACCACGTGACGGTGAGCGGCTTCGCGCCGCTGCTGGAGTACGCCTACACGTCCACGCTCGCCATCAGCACGGAGAACATCATCGACGTCCTGGCCGCCGCCAGCTACATGCAGATGTTCGCCGTCGCCAGCACGTGTTCCGAGTTCATGAAGTCGAGCATCCtgtggagcggcggcggcgccgacgCGGCGGACAAGCCGCACGTGTCGGCGCCGGAGAGCGCGGCGGCGCACTGCGGCCTGGCGCCGCCGGACGGCAGCGTGTCGCCCGTGTCGTCCGACTGCAGCGTGATGGAGCGCAACGTGCCCGTGTGCCGCGAGTCGCGCCGCAAGCGCAAGAGCTTCTCCGCGATGGCGTCGCCGGAGAGCCCGCTCAAGTGCACGGCGCAGATGGTCGCCACCTCGCCGCAGATCCCCGACCCGTCGTTCTCGGACGGCGGCGGCGCCCCGCTCGCCGAGTCGGCGCTGGCCTTCCCGTGGACGTTCCCGTTCGGCATCGACCGCCGGTTCCACTCGGACAAGTCGAAGCTCCCGGAGAGCCCGCGGCGCTCGGAGCCGGGCGGGGCCTCGGAGGCGGcgggcgggcggcggcggcggctcggaGACTTCCTGACGTGCGAGAGCTccaaggcggcggcggcggcgccggaggaggaggaggacgtgcgCGTGAAGGTGGAGCGGCTCAGCGAcgaggaggcgcaggaggccTCGCAGCCCGTCGGCGCCTCCCAGAGCTCGCTGAGCGACCAGCAGACCGTGCCGGGCAGCGAGCCGCCGGGCCACGAGGAGCTGCTCATCAGCCCCCAGTCCTCCTCCATAG GGTCGATGGACGAGGGCGTGTCGGAGGGGCTGCCGTCGATGCAGAGCGCCGCCAGCGCCGGGGGCCACGGCGAGGACGACGAGAG GCTGGAGGGGATCCAGTACCCGTACCACCTCTACATCAGCCCCTCAGCCCGACCCGGCACCAACGGACCCGACCGGCCCTTCCAGTGTCCGACCTGCGGAGTCCGATTCACGCGCATTCAGAACCTGAAGCAGCACATGCTCATCCACTCTG GCATTAAGCCTTTCCAGTGTGACCGCTGTGGGAAAAAGTTCACACGGGCCTACTCCCTAAAGATGCATCGGCTGAAGCACGAAG TGATTTCCTCGTGCCCGACTACCTGA